The DNA window GAAACGGCCTCCAACCGCCTGGACGCCCTGTTCAAGGTCACCGACCGCACCTGGATGGCCAAGCGCCTGCCGGAGGACGTCTCTCTTGCCCCCGACGGCAGGGTCATGGAAATCCTGAGCGAGCATACCTGCCAGGGGTGGCTCGAAGGGTATCTGCTGACGGGACGGCACGGGTTTTTCTCCTGCTACGAGGCCTTCATCCATATCGTGGACTCGATGTTCAACCAGCATGCCAAGTGGTTGAAGGTTACCAGCACGGAGATACCCTGGAGGCGGCCCATCGCCTCGCTGAACTATCTGCTTACCTCTCATGTCTGGAGGCAGGACCACAACGGGTTTTCGCACCAGGACCCGGGGTTCATAGACGTCGTCGTGAACAAGAAGTCCCACATAATCCGGGTCTACTTTCCGCCGGACGCCAACACCCTGCTTTCCGTCGCAAACCACTGCCTCCGAAGCCGCGATTACATAAACGTGATAGTGGCCGGCAAGCAGAGCCAGCCCCAGTGGCTCGACATGGACTCCGCCGTGAAGCACTGCACGTCGGGCATAGGGATATGGGAATGGGCGAGCAACGACAGGGGCCTGGAGCCCGACGTCGTGATGGCGTGCGCCGGCGACGTTCCCACCATCGAGACGCTGGCGGCGGTGGAGATTCTGCGCGAGCGAGCGCCCGACCTCAAGGTGCGCGTGATAAACGTCGTGGACCTCATGACGCTCCAGCCCCCGGAGGAGCATCCACACGGGCTGCCTTACAAGGATTTCGATACCCTCTTTACGACCAACAAACCCATCATCTTCGCCTACCACGGCTACCCGTGGCTCATCCACCGCCTGACGTACCGGCGGACGAACCACAAGAACCTTCACGTGCGGGGGTATAAGGAGGAAGGCACGACTACGACGCCTTTCGACATGGCCGTCAGAAACGACATGGACCGTTACCATCTGGTGGCCGACGTCATAGACCGCGTCCCCCGGCTCGGGCACATCGCGGCCTACACGAAACAGTACGTCCGGGACAAGCGCATCGAACACAAGGAATACATCGCCACGTACGGCGAAGACATGCCCGAGATAAGGAACTGGACCTGGAAAGGCGACACGTAGGGAGCACAGGAGGCCGGAAGGGCGGGCGGAGTTCCCTCTGGCTGGTGCGCCATGGGGAGACCGCGTGGAGCGCGGGAGGCAAGCACACCGGGCGCACGGACGTGCCGCTGACCGAAAAAGGAAAGCATCAGGCCCTTGCCCTGAAAGAACCGCTTTCGGAGCATGCCTTCGCGCTTGTGCTGTCCAGTCCTCTTTCGAGGGCTTTGGATACGTGCCGCCTTGCGGGCTATGGCGATAGCGTGCAGTTGGATGACAACCTCCGTGAATGGGACTACGGGATGTACGAAGGGAAAAGCACGGCCGACGTCAGAAAAGGGGCGCCGGGCTGGAGCATCTGGGAGGCCGACGTGCAGGGCGGGGAAAACGTCGAGGATGTTGCGGCCAGGGCCAGGGCCGTCATCGCCCGGGCCGGGAAAGCCGGTGGCGACGTGGCCCTTTTCGCCCATGCCCACGTACTGCGGATACTCGCGGCGTGCTGGGCGGGGCTTCCCCCCCGCGCGGGCAAGCATCTTTCCCTCTCGACTGCCTCGCTTGCCATCCTGGGCTACGAACACGAATACCGCGTCATCAAACTCTGGAACAAAACGTTCTGAGGGGCCATGGCCGAAGTAGTGCTCTGCATGAACGCCGGCTCTTCGTCGCTGAAGTTCTCCCTGTACCGGATGGGGCCGGATACGGAAGAGCTCCTTGGCAACGGGAGCATAGAGCATATCGGCCTTGAGGGGGGCCGGGTGAGCATGAAGGCCGGCGGGAAGACGGTCTCCAGGCAGCAGGACTTCGTGGATTTCACCTCCGCCGTGCAAGCGGCATTCCGGCTGCTTGAGGAGGCCGGTCTTCCGCGTCCGGAAGCCGTGGGCCACCGTGTGGTTCACGGCGGGGCCGGGCTGATACGCCCCGCCAAGGTGGACGAGAAGCTTCTGGCCGAGCTCGGGGAACTTTCCCCTTTTGCACCGCTTCACCTTCCGCAGGAAATAGAAGGCATGGAAGCCGTGAAATCACGGTTCCCCGAGCTTCCGCAGGTGGCCTGCTTCGACACGGCTTTCCACCGCTCGATGCCGGAGCTTGCGCAGCGTTACCCCCTGCCCCGCCGCCTCTGGGACGAAGGGCTGAGGCGGTATGGATTTCACGGCATCTCCTACGAGTACATCATGGGGGTGCTGGGCGAGAGCCCGCCCTCACGGGTGATAATCGCCCACCTGGGCAACGGCGCCAGCATGGCAGCCGTGAAAGACGGCAGGCCAGTGGATACGACGATGGGTTTTTCCCCGACGGGCGGCCTCATGATGGGCACGCGCACGGGCGACATTGACCCGGGCGTGGTCCTTTACCTGCTTGGCGAAAAAGGGTACGGCTACCAGGAGCTTGAGCACACCGTGAACCGCGAGGCCGGCCTTCTGGGGGTCTCCGGCATAAGCAGGAACATGAAAGTCCTGCTCGAAAAAAGGCGGCACGAGCCCGCGGCGGCCCAGGCGGTGGAGATGTTCTGCTACTACCTGAAAAAGCACATCGGCGCTCTGGCGGCGGCCCTGGAGGGCCTTGACCTGCTTGTCTTTACGGCGGGCATCGGTGAAAAGGCCGCCCCGGTCCGCGAAATCGTGTGCCGGGGGCTCCGCCACCTGGGCATCAGGCTCGACCCGGAGTCAAACAACCGGCACGCCGACACCATAACGACCCCCGAAAGCCCCTGCGCCGTGCGCGTCATACCGACAAACGAAGACCTCGTCATCGCCCGCCGCACCTATGCAATGCTGGGATAACGCATCCTGTGGAAGCCGGGCAGGGGAAATTGCGGTCCCGCGTGACGGACGCTTTACCTCGTCCCCATTTCAGCTTTTTCGTGGGGCATACGAGACGTTTGGCGTTACGGTGTTATAATAAACCGACATGCCCCTCCATGAGACGATAATGAGGAAAGCCCTCTTTCCGGCGGCCGCGGTTCTGGTGCTTTTCGCCTCGGTCTCCCCGGCCTGGGCGGGGCCGCTCGATGACCTGAAGAGGCTCCAGCGGGACATTCACACGGTGAAGGCCTCCTTCGTCCAGGAAAAGCACACGGAGCTCTACGACAGGCCCATCGAGAGCCGGGGCACCTTCTATTTTAAGGCGGGGGCCGGCGTCCGCTGGGAGTACGAGGAAATGACGGTCATCTACGACGGCGAGTATCTCTACCTCTATTACAAGGAACTTGAGGAAGCCGAGAAGGTCCGGGGAGTGGCCGGGTACGCCGGCCCGTTGAGCTTCGACCTTGACCTCCTCCTGAAGGACTATACTGTAGAGAGCACGAAAAAGGACGGGGGCATCCTTCTCGTCCTTACCCCCCGAAAGAAAATGCCCTTCACGACCATGAAGCTGTTCTTTCCCGCGGATGCCGCGTTTCCGCGGACGGTTACCACTGTCGAGGAGACCGGAGACCAGACGGTCATAACCTTCTCTCAGGTGGAGACGAACGTATCCCTCCCGGGGGACATCTTCTCGTTCTCGCCTCCCCCCGGGGTGGACGTGCGCGAGCGCACCGTTCAGTAGCCATCTCTCCCGGAGACCGCACTCCATCGGCGCCCCAGAGCGGTTGTGTGTCTCATATCGTTGACAACATCGGCGTTCCTGTGATACAAGCATAGAGCCATGGAGAAAGCAGGCTTCAGAGAGGGCATTTTCCGGACCATCAACACCACCCGGGACATCCGGAAAGCGGCCTTCATCGCGTACGACGCGGCGCCCCACGCGGTGGTGGAGTCCGTCCTTTCGGTCCTGTACTGCGAACATGTCGTATTGAGCGCCTACGAGGACATTATCGCCTTTTACATGGCGGCCCGCCCCGACGTGCTTTTCATCGGTCCCGCCGACGCCTCTCGCCGGGAGGAACAGTTCCTCCTGTGCCAGGGACTGAGGGAATTCGGCTACGAGGGCATCATCATACTGGTGACCGACGACCCCATGGCCTGCGGGGGCACTCCCGCCATTACCAGCGAGGGATTCGACAGCTACGTTCTGAGCTCCGACAGCCCGAGCCGTATCCTGGATACCGTGGAGTGGGCGATTATCAACCGGAGGAGGCGGAACAAGTTCACCATACAGTTCGACGGCAATCCGGACTCCTTCTACACCGTCGATGCGGCCGGAAGAGTGTACGACCTGAACCGCGGGGCCACCGAGGGGACCCCGTACAGCCCCAAGGACGTCGTTTGCCGTGGCATCGGCGTCATGGAGCTCGGAACGCTCAGCTTCTTTCCCTCGAGGGTGCAGCCCCGCATCCGGCCGGAGTACGTGGGCATGAGCTTCGATGACACCGTCGAGGAGGGGGAGTGCATCTGCCAGGTGCGCACCACGGTTCATAACGTCTCCACCATTGGGCTTGTGGCCACCGTCGCCAAGACCGACATCACCCGTGCGGTCTACCACAGGACGCTGGACATCCTCGTCAACTCCGTCACCCTCCTTTCCCACCGCGACAACTACACGGCAGCGCACTCGGCCAGGGTCTTCCACTACGCCTCCTCCATAGCCGAAGCCATGGGCGTTGCCAGGAACCGGAGGTTCATGCGCTCCCTTTCCTTTGCGGCTCTTCTGCACGACATCGGTAAGATAGGCATCAAGGACAACATCCTCCTGAAAAAGGGCAAGCTCACCCCCGGCGAGTACGCCGAGCTGAGCACCCATCCGGTCAAGGGCTTCCGGATGCTCCGCTCCTACAGCCTGCTCGGGGATGCCGGCGAGCTGGTCCGCTCGCACCATGAGCGGCCCGACGGCTCCGGCTATCCCGACAAACTTGTGGGCAACAAGATCCCCCTCGGAGCGAGCATCATCGCCGTGGCGGACGGTTTTGACGCCATGACCACCACCCGCCCGTACAGAAAGAGCCTTTCCTACGACGCGGCCCTCCGGGAGATGAGGCAGAACCTGGGCAGCCAGTACAACGCCGAGGCCTGCACGGCGTTCCTCTCCCTTATCACGTTCGGGTTGATGAGAGCCGTGCGGAGGAAATCCCGTCTTCCTCTGAGCGACATCGCCCACACCCTGCTGAAGACAATCCTCTGAAAATCGTGTATCATCTGGGAAAACCTCTCCATCCAGGAGACGGGGGTGTTTTATGGACGTCTTTGAGGCCATCAAGAGCAGGCGGAGTGTGCGGAGGTTCGCGGAGAAACCTGTGGATGAGGAGAAGGTGGAGGCGCTCCTGGAGGCAGTGCGCCAGTCGCCCTCCTGGGCGAACATGCAGTGCTGGAGGTTCGTGGTGGTGCGGGAGCAGGCCGTCAAGGAGCAGATAAGCCAGCTCTCCTACGTGGAAAGCTTTTTTGCCCCTCTGGGCTATAAGACCAATCCCTCCCAAAAGGGTCTTGCCGAGGCCCCGGTTGTGGTGGTCGCCTGTGCCGACCCGAAGCAATCGGGCGTGATACGCGGCCAGGAATATTACCTTACGGACCTGGGCATCGCCTCCCAGACCCTTATGCTCGCCGCCCATGGCATGGGGCTGGGGACGGTTTTCGTGGGCGTGTTCGACGAGGAAGAGCTGAAGGAGCTTCTCCGCATACCGCCGGAGTTCCGCGCGGTGGGCCTCTTCCCCCTGGGGTATCCCAGGGAGGAGAAAAAGGCCGGTCCGCCCCGGAAGGAGATTTCAGAGCTCGTCTTTCACGAGTCCTGGAAGCAATAGGGCGTCACGGCATCTCGGTCGAAGGCACGGGCGCTCACACGGGGCCGGCGGGCGTTTCGTTGAGATTTGTCAATCCCTGTGCTATGATTTTTCTCGACCGAGGCCGCAAGGACCATTCCCGCTGAGATGCGCACGGACAGGCGTGAATACGCAGTTTCCGGGGGACCTTTGAAGGAATCCATGCTCCTTTCTCCGACCCGCATGAGAGAGATTGCCTGGGAGCTCGGCCGATGGGTGTCGTTCCCCTTCACGAGTGATTACGCCGTTTTGTGCATGGTCCACCCGTGGCTCGGGCAGGTGCACTGGCACGTCCGCCGGGAGACCGCCGACGCCCTTCGCGCAGGGGGTGGA is part of the Nitrospirota bacterium genome and encodes:
- a CDS encoding nitroreductase family protein — translated: MDVFEAIKSRRSVRRFAEKPVDEEKVEALLEAVRQSPSWANMQCWRFVVVREQAVKEQISQLSYVESFFAPLGYKTNPSQKGLAEAPVVVVACADPKQSGVIRGQEYYLTDLGIASQTLMLAAHGMGLGTVFVGVFDEEELKELLRIPPEFRAVGLFPLGYPREEKKAGPPRKEISELVFHESWKQ
- a CDS encoding HD-GYP domain-containing protein; the protein is MEKAGFREGIFRTINTTRDIRKAAFIAYDAAPHAVVESVLSVLYCEHVVLSAYEDIIAFYMAARPDVLFIGPADASRREEQFLLCQGLREFGYEGIIILVTDDPMACGGTPAITSEGFDSYVLSSDSPSRILDTVEWAIINRRRRNKFTIQFDGNPDSFYTVDAAGRVYDLNRGATEGTPYSPKDVVCRGIGVMELGTLSFFPSRVQPRIRPEYVGMSFDDTVEEGECICQVRTTVHNVSTIGLVATVAKTDITRAVYHRTLDILVNSVTLLSHRDNYTAAHSARVFHYASSIAEAMGVARNRRFMRSLSFAALLHDIGKIGIKDNILLKKGKLTPGEYAELSTHPVKGFRMLRSYSLLGDAGELVRSHHERPDGSGYPDKLVGNKIPLGASIIAVADGFDAMTTTRPYRKSLSYDAALREMRQNLGSQYNAEACTAFLSLITFGLMRAVRRKSRLPLSDIAHTLLKTIL
- a CDS encoding histidine phosphatase family protein; amino-acid sequence: MRHGETAWSAGGKHTGRTDVPLTEKGKHQALALKEPLSEHAFALVLSSPLSRALDTCRLAGYGDSVQLDDNLREWDYGMYEGKSTADVRKGAPGWSIWEADVQGGENVEDVAARARAVIARAGKAGGDVALFAHAHVLRILAACWAGLPPRAGKHLSLSTASLAILGYEHEYRVIKLWNKTF
- a CDS encoding outer membrane lipoprotein carrier protein LolA, producing MRKALFPAAAVLVLFASVSPAWAGPLDDLKRLQRDIHTVKASFVQEKHTELYDRPIESRGTFYFKAGAGVRWEYEEMTVIYDGEYLYLYYKELEEAEKVRGVAGYAGPLSFDLDLLLKDYTVESTKKDGGILLVLTPRKKMPFTTMKLFFPADAAFPRTVTTVEETGDQTVITFSQVETNVSLPGDIFSFSPPPGVDVRERTVQ
- a CDS encoding acetate/propionate family kinase; the protein is MAEVVLCMNAGSSSLKFSLYRMGPDTEELLGNGSIEHIGLEGGRVSMKAGGKTVSRQQDFVDFTSAVQAAFRLLEEAGLPRPEAVGHRVVHGGAGLIRPAKVDEKLLAELGELSPFAPLHLPQEIEGMEAVKSRFPELPQVACFDTAFHRSMPELAQRYPLPRRLWDEGLRRYGFHGISYEYIMGVLGESPPSRVIIAHLGNGASMAAVKDGRPVDTTMGFSPTGGLMMGTRTGDIDPGVVLYLLGEKGYGYQELEHTVNREAGLLGVSGISRNMKVLLEKRRHEPAAAQAVEMFCYYLKKHIGALAAALEGLDLLVFTAGIGEKAAPVREIVCRGLRHLGIRLDPESNNRHADTITTPESPCAVRVIPTNEDLVIARRTYAMLG